The genomic region GTTACGCTGTTTCTATCTATCATTTTTACCCACTCACTTCCACGATGAGCCAATAAATATATAACCGACCTTCCGTTCGAAATGCCGAACTTGAGTGAACCAGTATTTCCGAATCATCGCGTCAGCATCATAGAACACGGTGCAATTGCTGACGGACGGACACTTAATACCAAAGCATTTGCCGATGCAATAAATGCGTGTGTTAAATCGGGTGGTGGAACTGTAGTAGTGCCACCGGGTACTTGGTTAACTGGACCGATTAAACTTGAGAGTAACATAAATCTGCATCTTGAAAGAGGTGCATTGATACAATTCAGTAAACGGTTTGAGGATTTTCCTCTAATTGCAGGATTGGATGGTAAATCAAAAAAATATATAGTTACCCCACCTATTTATGCTTTTCAAGCTACGAATATTGCCATAACAGGTGAGGGAGTGATAGATGGTGCGGGTGAAGCATGGCGCTATGTGAAAAAAGAAAAGCTTACTGCAAGCCAATGGAAGGAACTTGTATCTTCCGGCGGTGTTGTTACATCTGATGGAAGGCAGTGGTGGCCCTCGAAAGAATCGATGGAAGGCGAAAAATATATCGATGAACTTGAAAAATCGGATAAGGAACCGACGGCGGCTGATTATGCCAAAGCACGAGAGTATCTAAGACCTGATATGGTCCGACTTGTTCAGTGTAACGGAATATTACTCGATGGACCGACTTTCAGAAACTCACCGAAATTCCACATCCATTCGATTCAATCTGAAAAAATAATCGTACGGAATATAAAGATACTTACTCCATGGTATGCACAAAATGGAGATGGTTTAGATCTTAATTCTTGCCGTAATGTTGTTGTATATAAAATTATGGTTGATGTAGGTGATGATGCAATATGCATCAAACCCGGGAAAATTGCTAAAAACCAACGACCCGGTCCCGCCTGTGAAAATATCGTTATCGCCGATTGCGAAGTTTATCACGGTCACGGTGGGTTTGTAATAGGTAGTGAAAGTTACGGCGGCGTAAATAATATTTCAGTGCGTAATTGTATTTTTATTGGAACCGATGTTGGAATCCGATTCAAATCGGCTCGCGATAGGGGTGGATTAGTGGAAAATATTTTCATCGATGGAATACAAATGCGCGATATTCAAAATGAAGCAATCCTTTTCGATATGTATTACGGTGATGGAAGTCCTGAAGCCCAGATTGCAAAAGGGTTAGATATAAAAGAGCATAAACCAGTAACAGCTTTAACTCCACGATTTCAAAATATATCTATCAAGAACATTGTTTCAAATGGTGCCAATAGAGCATTGTTAATTAATGGGCTGCCCGAAATGCCGATAAAAAATATTATCATCGATAATTTTAATTCACAATCAAAAAAAGGCATTCTTGTATCTGATGGCGATTATATTACAATGAAAAACTGTAACGTAACGACAGAGGTTGGTTCTGTAATCACACTAAGCCAGAGTCGAAATATTTTTTTGAATAAAATTCAATCTCCAAACAATACTGAAATCTTCTTGAGTGTAGATGGCGAGAAATCAGAAAATATTCAGATTGAAAATGTAGATTTGTCGAACATAAATAAAAAAATTATATTTACAAATAAGGCAAAGGAAACGGCAATTGTTAGAAAATAAGTCAAGAAATATTAAACATAATGCAAAATAATATTCTGAATAAAATAAAAACGCTAATGTTGTTGGTGTTAGTTGCACTGATTAGTTCATTTTTCAGCTGCAAAGTGATTGGAGACTTTACGGTAATCAAACTTGCTCATGGCCTCGATCCAACACATCCTGTTCATATCTCGATGGTGTATCTTTCGAAGCTTGTGGAAGAAAGGTCGAATGGGGAAATGCGGATTGATATTTATCCGAGTGGACAACTTGGATCAGAGCGAGAGTGTATCGAACTCCTGCAAATTGGAAGTCTCGGTATGACCAAGGTCTCTGCCAGTGTGATGGAGGGTTTTACTCCATTGTTCAAAGTTTATAATCTTCCCTATGTCTTTAGGGATGATGCTCACAGATTCAAAGTACTTGAGGGGGAAATCGGCCATAAACTATTGCTTGAAACTGAACCATTTCGTATCAGGGGGCTTGGATATCTTGACGCCGGAAGCCGGAGCTTTTATACGAAAGATAAACCGATACTTACCCCCGCCGATTTGGTTGGTCTCAAGATTCGTGTTCAGGAAAGCACAACAGCGATCAGGATGGTTCAAGCGTTAGGTGGTTCAGCTACACCAATCGCTTGGGGCGAACTTTATACGTCGTTGCAACAAGGTGTTGTCGATGGAGCTGAAAACAATCCTCCAACATTCCACATTTCACGACACTATGAGGTATGCAAGTTTTACGCTCTGGACGAACATACATCGGTACCTGATGTACTGATTATAAGCACGGTTGTCTGGAATGGACTTTCACAATCGCAACAAAAACTACTACTTGATGCTGTAGAAGATGCTGCGGAGTATCAAAAAAAGATTTGGCGAATCGCAACCGATGAAGCTCTCGCACAAGTCGAAAAAGCTGGAGTAAAAATTTATAGACCGGACAAATCGGTATTTGAAAAAAAAGTTTCTCCTATGATTGAAGAGTATAAATCAACGGCACCAGATATTTATGAACTTATCCAAAAGATAAAGGCTGTCCAATGAATCTGACTGACTTCCGTTTTAAGATTGATAGAATGCTCGAACGAACCTTGATTGCCCTTATGGGCATCATGGTAATAAACGTCTTATGGCAGGTTTTTACAAGGTTCATCTTGAAAGACCCAAGCTCCTACACTGAGGAACTCGCACGATATCTTCTCGTTTGGCTTGGACTGCTCGGGGCAAGCTATGCTGTCGGAAAAAAATTACACCTCGCAATCGACATTTTGACGAGCAAATTGATAGCCCGGCGAAAACAGGTATCGGATATCTTTATTAATTGTTGTGTTTTTGTTTTTTCTTTTGGTGTCATCTTCATCGGAGGAATGAATCTCGTATCTTTGACGCTTGATCTCCAACAAACGTCGGCTGCATTGCAGATAAAACTCGGTTATGTCTATTCAGTAGTCCCATTAAGCGGTCTTCTGATGATGTTTTATGCGGGAAGTTCAATAATTGAAAGCATAAAAAATTTTAAAGAGGTCGCGTAATGGAATGGATTGAAGTTATTATTCTTATTATTACATTCGGTATCCTCCTTGCTCGCGGTGTGCCAATCTCATTTTGTATCGGGCTGGCAACAATCGCTACAATGCTATTGACTATCAAGCCAATACCCGCCATTACTACAATCGCACAACGAATGGCCACCGGTCTTGACAGTTTTGCATTGCTCGCAATTCCATTCTTTATTCTCTCAGGTCAATTGATGAATCGCGGTGGAATTGCACGCAGGCTAATTGACTTGGCAAAAATTCTTGTTGGTTCTCTACCGGGTGGATTGGCAATTGTGAACATTGTTGCCTCAATGCTTTTTGGTTCCATCTCAGGTTCGGCAGTCGCTGCCGCCTCTGCTATTGGTGGATTTATGAATCCGCTTATGAAAAAAGAAGGGTATGATAAGAACTATAGCGCTGCGGTGAATATCACATCTGCAACCACAGGGTTGCTTATACCACCGAGTAATATACTTATCGTTTACTCTTTGGCAAGTGGTGGAGTTTCAATTGCGGCTTTGTTTCTCGCTGGATATATCCCCGGGATTCTGATGGGGCTTGCAATAATGATGGTTGCGGGATACATAGCTGTTGTCCGTAAGTATCCCACGGCCGGGCGTGTGAGCTTAACAACAGCCGTCTGGCGATTCTTCGATGCCCTTCCGAGTCTTCTACTTATCGTGATCGTGATGGGGGGAATTATCGCAGGATATTTTACCGCAACGGAAGCATCTGCAATCGCCGTATTATATACACTCATCCTTTCGGTGGTCTTTTACCGGGAGGTGAAAGTGTCTGAATTGCCTAAAATTCTTCTCGATTCAGCCACAACAACTGCAATCGTTATGCTTCTCATCGGAACATCGATGGGGATGGGATGGGTTCTCGCATATACAAACATCCCACAGAATATCAGCGAGGCTCTGATAGGCTTGACCAACAATAAAATCGTTATACTCATAATCATCAATGTTATACTACTGTCGGTAGGTGCGTTTATGGATATGACACCTGCGGTTCTTATCTTCACACCGATTTTCTTACCCGTTGCTATCAGTCTTGGGATAAGTCCCATTCATTTCGGAATTATGATGGTTATGAATTTATGTATCGGGCTTTGCACACCTCCTGTTGGAAGTGTGCTCTTTGTGGGATGCGGTATTGCTGACACTACAATTGCAAAAGTAATAAAGCCATTGATGCCAATGTTTATCGCAATGATTGTGGCGCTAATGGCAGTAACATATATACCGGAGCTGAGCTTATGGCTCCCAAAACTATTTGGATTTTAAAATGTATATTCAACCACGAACTAAGAAAAATAATTATGAATAAAATACCGTTTCAGGATTTAAAAGGAAAAGTTTGTGTTATCACCGGTGGTGGTGGTATTATAGGTAAATCGCTTTCAGAGGGGCTTGCGTCTGTTGGAGTTAAGATGGCAGTTACTGACCTCGCAAAGGATTTAGCCGATAATGTTGCCTCAGATATTAGAAAAGCCTATGGTGTGCAAGCGCTCGGTGTTGAGTGTAATGTGCTCGATAAGGATTCACTCCTGAAAGCCAAAGAAATAATAAATAAAGAATTAGGCAAAATTGATTTACTCATCAATTGCGCAGGCGGAAATTCTCCCAGAGCTACGACACAAGTGGAATTTATTGATAACGAAACAGTAGGAAATTTAGATAAGACATTCTATGGTTTAGATATCGAAGGTTTCAGAAAAGTATTCGATTTGAATTTTCTTGGTACGATACTGCCCACGATGGTTTTTACAACAGATATGATTGAAAAGGGGAGTGGTGCAATTCTTAATGTATCTTCTATGAACGCATTCCATCCATTAACCAAAATACCGGCATACTCGGCTGCGAAAGCGTCAATCAATAATTTTACGGAATGGTTAGCAGTCCATCTTGCAAAAGTTAACATCCGCGTAAACGCTGTTGCTCCCGGTTTCTTTCTTACCAATCAAAACAGATTTCTTTTAACTGATGAAAAGACCGGCGACTTAACACCAAGGGGTAATAAAATTCTTTCGGCAACACCAATGGGTAAATTTGGCGAACCAGAAGATTTACAGGGTGCAACACTTTATCTGATGTCCGACCTTGCGAAATTTGTTACGGGTGTAGTTATTCCGATCGACGGCGGATTTAATGCTTATTCAGGTGTATAAATTTTTATGATACTCTATAGTAAAGGTTCATATACTACGAGCTTGACCCAAACCGACTTCAGGGATGGTTTGTATGAAGCTCTCGATAAGTTGGGTGCGAAGAAGCGTGTGCTTGCTATACCACCTGATTTTACACGCTCCCACTCGCACGCTGGACCTTTAACAGAATTATTATGGGAATACTACAAAGATAAATTAACCGACGTCCTTCCGGCTATCGGTACACATTATCCGATGACAGAAAAAGAAATTAACGTGATGTTTGGAAAAATACCTAAGAACATTTTCCGTGTTCACGATTGGCGTCAAGGACTTGCGACCTTGGGTGAGGTTCCTTCTGAATTTATTCGCGAAGTATCGGATGATAGAGTTGATTACAGCATCCCAATACAAGTCGATAAATTAATCGTCGAGGGAAACTATGACATAATATTTTCCATAGGGCAAGTCGTCCCTCACGAAGTAATAGGTATGGCAAATTACAATAAAAATGTATTTGTAGGAACAGGTGGTGTAGAGGGAATCAATAAAACTCACTTCCTCGGTGCAGCGTACGGAATGGAGCGAATTATGGGGAGAGCCGATACACCTGTTCGTAAAGTGCTCAATTATGGCTCTGATCATTTTGCGAAACATTTACCGATTATTTACATACTTACTGTTGTTGGAAAAGATACTTCAGGTAGGCTTGTTGTTCGTGGTTTGTATATTGGCGATGACGTCGAATGTTTCAATCGCGCCGCTGAACTTTCGTTAAAAGTTAATTTCGAATTACTCGATGAACCTTTGAAAAAAGTTGTTGTCTATCTTGACCCATCAGAGTTTAAAAGTACTTGGCTTGGAAATAAAAGCATCTACCGTACACGAATGGCAATTGCCGATGGAGGCGAACTCATCGTTCTCGCTCCCGGACTCTCGGAGTTTGGTGAAGATAAGGAAATCGATACGCTAATTCGCAAATATGGTTATGTCGGGACTTCAAAAGTCCTCGAGTTAGCTAAACAGAATGACGACCTACAGCAAAGTTTAAGTGCCGCTGCACATCTCATCCACGGCTCTTCGGAGGGGAGATTTACTATTACATATTGTCCGGGAAACATATCAAAGCAAGAAATCGAGAGTGTAAATTTTGCACACTCAGATTTAAATAGAATGATGAATAGATACAATCCTGAAAAGTTAAAGGACGGATTTAACAAACTGCCCGATGGTGAAGAAATATTTTTTATCTCAAATCCTGCACTCGGATTATGGGCATATAAAGGAAGATTTTCGTAAATGAAGTTTGTTGTAGATAAAAATATACCACTGGTCGAAAAGGGATTTAATTCAATCGGTGATGTTACAACTATAGAGACCGGCGAGTTCACTCCTGACGTTGTTCGCGATGCCGATGTTCTTGTTGTCCGCTCGGAAACGAAGGTCAATAAATCGCTCCTCGATGGGAGTCGTGTGAAATTTGTAGGTACTGCTACAATCGGTACCGACCATATTGACCTCGGATACCTAAAATCTAAAGGAATAACTTTCGCCAGTGCGCCAGGATGTAATTCAAATTCTGTAAAGGAGTACATTATGGCTGCACTTCTTCACCTCTCGTCGATAAAAAGTTTTTCACTTAAAGGAAAAACAATTGGTGTCGTTGGTATAGGTAATGTCGGCAGCAAAGTTGTGAGGGCGGCAGAAGCTCTTGGTATGACGGTACTTCAGAACGATCCACCTCGAGCTCGAACCGAAGGTAATCCTATATTCCTGCCTCTCGACGAGCTAATGCTGGCAGATATTATTACTTTGCATGTTCCATTGACTAAAACGGGTGAGGATGCGACTTATCATTTCTTCGATGAAAAGCGTTTCGCAAAAATGAAAACGGGTGTAATTTTTATTAACACATCACGTGGAGCAGTAGTAGAAACAACAGCACTTAAGAAAGCTATTATGAATAAGCGGATTGTTTCCACAATTATTGACGTGTGGGAAAACGAACCGAAGATCGACACAGATCTTCTTCAATCTGTAACTATCGGAACTCCGCACATTGCCGGTTATTCGTTAGAAGGAAAAACAAACGCGGTTCGTATGATTCGTGAAGCTGTGTGTAAACATTTTAATATCAATTCATTATGGAATTTAGAAGATGAAATTGGTGCTCCTGACGAAATAAATATTTTTGTACCCGATGCAATATCATCTCCAGAGAAAATTCTTAACTTTATTGTTAATCGATGTTACAGCATTGAGGACGATAACGAACGACTTTCAGGAATGCGAACACTTCCGTATATGTTTCGAGGGGAATATTTTAAAAAACTTCGCACGGGTTACCACATAAGACGGGAGTTTACGAACTTTACTGTTCATCTTCCACATCAACACGAGCCGCTAAAAGAAATTGTTAGAACACTCGGATTTAAATGTTTTATAAAAGAAAAAAAGGATTAATAAATGATAGCTGGATTAAATATTCCCAATGAAAGGGCTCTTGATTTAGTTTCACTCGGTGCCTTAGTGCATCGTTTGGATCCCGGAGTAATTCCATTCCGTAAAGCGACTCAATGCCAGATTCACGTAAGTGGAGGTGAATTCAACGTAGCTGCTAACTTAGCAGATTGCTTTGAGATGAAAACTGCAATAGTTACTGCTATGGTGGATTATCCGATAGGCGATTTAATTGCTGAAAGAGTGAAAGCAATGGGTGTAAAACCTTTCTACAAACATTTCAAGCATAACGGTGTGAACGGTCCAAATATGGCAACGGTTTATAGCGACCGAGGACAAGGAGTGCGAGCACCCGTAGTATTTTATAACCGGTCGAACGAAGCCGCTGCTCAACTTAAACCGGGTGATTTTGACTGGAGTGCAATTTTTGCGGGTGGTGTTCGCTGGTTCCATAGCTGTGGAATATTTGCCGCACTGTCAGGGACGACCGGCGAATTAATCATAGAAGGTATGAAAGCAGCAAAAAAAGCCGGCGCCATTGTAAGCTTCGATTTGAATTTCCGTGAGAAACTCTGGAATATTTGGGGCGGTCAGCAGAAAGCTGTCGAGGTTATCCAGCGCATCGTAGAAAATGTCGATGTGCTCGTCGGAAATGAAGAAGACTTGCAAAAAGGGTTAGGAATACCTGGTCCTGAAGTAGCCGCAAAGTCGGCACTCGATCCTGAAACATTTTTTGGAATGATTGATAAAGTAGTAGCAAAGCATCCACAAGTAAAAGTAGTTGCAACTACTTTGCGCGAAGTTCATTCAACAAATCGCCATAGCTGGGGTGCCGTAGCTTGGATAAACGGTAAATCTTATGTTGCACCAACCTGTGAACTCGATGTTATCGACCGTGTGGGTGGCGGCGATGGATATGCAGCAGGTTTCTTCTATGGCTTATTAACAGGTGAATCACCCGAAGAGGCGGTTAAACTTGGCTGGGCACACGGTGCTCTTCTCACTACATTCCCGGGCGATACAACTATGGCGACACTAGAACAAGTGAAGTCTTTTGCTAAAGGTGGCTCAGCTCGGATACAACGATAAATGAGTTTATTTGAAAGATTGATTTTATGATATCAAAAGAAACACTCAAAAATTTTAAACCGAATCACGATTACTTTGTCGGTTTCGATTCGGATGGATGTGTTTTCGATTCAATGGAAATTAAACACAAAGAGTGCTTCATACCGAATATTATCAAATATTACAATCTTCAACCAATCTCGAAATATGTGCGTGAAGTGGCTGAGTTTGTAAATTTATATTCTTACTGGCGTGGTATAAATAGGTTTCCTGCATTAGTGAAAACATTCGAATTGCTTGAAGAAAGGGTAGATATTAAATCGCGTGGTGTTAAGATTCAAAATTATTCTTCGATTACAAAATTCATAGAGTCGGCTAAGAGTTTGGGCAATCCTTCTCTTAAAGAAGCAATGGCAAAAACAAATGACCCAACGCTTGAACATCTGCTGAAATGAAGTGAAGCAGTAAACCGAGATATTGAGGAAATGGTAAACGGTTTACCTCCGTTTCCATTTGTAAAAGAAACTCTTGATAAACTACAAGGTCGGGCTGATACAATGGTTGTTTCTGCTACTCCTGCTGAAGCTCTGCATCGGGAATGGTCAGAACACAATATTGAAAAATATGTAAGCATCATCGCAGGACAAGAACTCGGGAAAAAAGATGACCAGTTAGGATTAACAGCGAGGGGTAAGTACAAGGCAGGACATATTCTAATGGTCGGCGATGCGCTCGGTGATTTAGAAGCTGCGCGGTCGGCTGATGCAATGTTCTATCCCATAGTACCTTCTCGTGAAGAAGAATCCTGGAAAAATTTTCACGATGTAGTAATGGATCAGTTTCTTAATGGCAAATACGATAAGCAAACTGAAGAACGGTTCTTACACGATTTTAAAAAAGCGTTACCAAAGGAATATCCTTGGCAACAATGATAAAAAAAAACAAATAATAAAACGTAAAAGGAAAGATTAAATGAATAATAAAGCAGATATTGGCTTAGTTGGATTAGCAGTGATGGGCGAGAATCTTGTTCTCAATATAGAAAATCACGGTTTTACAGTAGCAGTTTACAATCGTTCAGTAGATAAAGTGGATAACTTCATACAAGGACGCGCAAAAGGTAAAAACATCATTGGAACACATTCAATTCAACAGCTTGTTGGCTCACTCAAAACTCCCCGTAAAGTTATGTTGATGGTAAAAGCAGGAAAGCCGGTTGATGATTTTATAGAAATGTTATTACCACATTTGGAGAAAGCTGATATAATTATTGATGGTGGTAACTCCCATTTTCCAGATTCTATTCGGAGAACTAAGTACTTGGAATCGAAAGGCTTTCAATTTATAGGAACGGGAGTATCAGGTGGCGAAGAAGGTGCATTACGTGGTCCTTCAATAATGCCTGGTGGATCTCAATCAGCTTGGCAGCATGTAAAGCCTATTTTTCAAGGTATCGCGGCAAAGGTTGATGACGGAACTCCGTGTTGCGATTGGGTGGGTAACGATGGGGCAGGCCACTTTGTTAAAATGGTTCATAACGGAATTGAGTATGGAGATATGCAGCTAATCTCAGAAGCGTATCAAATTATGAAAGATTTGTTAGAAATGAGTGCCGACGAAATGCACGATGTGTTCAAAAAGTGGAATACTGGCGACTTGGATAGTTATTTGATAGAAATTACACGCGATATTCTTGCTTACAAAGCAGAAGATGGTAAACCTCTCGTCGATAAAATTCTTGATACAGCAGGTCAAAAAGGAACAGGTAAATGGACGAGTGTTGTATCGCTCGACCTCGGCACTCCTCTAACATTAATCAGCGAAGCAGTGTTTGCACGTTGTCTCTCGGCAATAAAAGATGAACGCGTTAATGCTTCGAAGTTATTAAAGGGTCCTCAACCAAAATTTACAGGAGACAAACAGGCATTCCTGAACGACTTAGAAAAAGCTTTATATGCATCAAAAATTGTTTCTTACGCACAAGGATTTACTTTGCTTCGAGCTGCAGCAGAAGAATTTAAATGGGAACTTAACTTCGGTGGAACAGCGCTATTATGGCGTGGCGGATGTATAATTCGTTCCGTATTCCTCGCTAAAATTAAAGAGGCATTCGACAACAATCCTGCTTTACCAAACTTGATGCTTGATCCGTTCTTCAAGGAAAAGATCGAGTCGTCTCAAGCAGCCTGGCGTCGTGTCATTTCTACAGCAGTAATGAATGGTATTTGGGTACCGGCGTTTTCAACAGCGCTCAACTATTTTGACGGATATCGCAACGGTCGATTACCCGCAAACCTCTTGCAAGCTCAGCGTGATTATTTTGGCGCTCATATGTATGAACGAATCGATAAACCACGAGGTGAGTTCTTCCATACAAACTGGACAGGGCGCGGCGGCGAAACAGCTTCATCTACATATGTAGTATGAGGAGCTGTACGATAAATTAACATTTTAAATGGAATGATAAGAATGGTAAACGAATTTATTACTGAAAACTTTCTTCTTGAGAACGACATCGCTGTGGAGTTGTATAATCGGTTTGCAAAACATCAACCGATTTTTGACTACCACTGTCATGTTCCTCCAAAAGAGATTGCTGATGATCGGCGTTTTGAGAATATGACTCAAATCTGGTTAGCGGGCGACCATTACAAATGGCGAGCAATGCGTGCGAGTGGCATCTCAGAACGATTTATTACCGGCGATTCATCAGAGTGGGAGAAATTTCTTGCTTGGGCGAAGACTGTCCCGAAAACAATTCGAAATCCTCTTTACCATTGGACACACATGGAACTCAAACGTCCTTTTGGCGTATCCGATGTCCTTCTTAACGAGACTACTGCAAAGAGTGTTTGGGAAAGATGCAATGCACGTTTGGCTGAAAAGGAATTTTCAACGCGTGGCATTATCAAACAAATGAATGTCGAACTCATTTGCACAACCGACGACCCGATTGACTCCCTTGAATATCATCAACAACTAAAAAATGATGCTTCATTTACTGTTCGTGTGCTGCCTGCATTTCGTGCCGATATGGCAATGAACATTGAGCGTGGTTCAGCATTCTTTGCTTATGTTGAAAAACTTGGTGCTGCAGCAGACATTCATATTACCTCTTACCAGAAATTATTAGATGCTTTGAAGAAACGTCACGAATTTTTCCATTCACAGGGTTGCCGGCTTTCAGATCGTGGACTTGAAACAGTGTACGTAGAGCAGTACACAGATAATGAAATTCAAAACATTTTTGTCCGTGCAATGTCTAGTGAATTACTTGATTCGAATTCTATCCTAAAATTTAAATCAGCAGTTCTGTTTGAATTATGTCTTATGGACCACACAGCGGGTTGGGTTCAACAGTTTCATTTGGGGGCAATGCGTAATACAAACCCAAAGATGTTCCGTGAGCTCGGGCCAGACACGGGATACGATTCAATCGGTGATTTTTCGATCGCTCAACCACTTGCAAAGCTATTCGGTAAACTTGTCAGTCGAGATGCGTTGGCAAAAACAATCGTTTACAATTTGAATCCTGCAGACAACGAAGCGCTTGCATCGATGATCGGTAGTTTTCAGGATGGTATCATACCTGGCAAAATTCAATACGGCAGCGCTTGGTGGTTTCTGGATCAGAAAGATGGAATCGAAAAACAGCTTAATTCCTTATCTAATATGGGTTTACTAAGTCAGTTTGTCGGAATGCTGACCGATTCTCGAAGTTTTTTGTCTTATCCTCGGCACGATTATTTCCGCCGTATCCTATGTAACGTTTTAGGCACAGAGATGAAATCTGGTTTAATTCCAAAAGATATGGATTTAGTTGGCGGAATAGTCGCAGATATATGTTATTATAATGCCTACCGATATTTCAATTTTATCAACGATAACAAAACTCCTTCAATATAGGACAAAGAAAGATACACTAATGACACTTACACAACTCGTAACTACTCTCGTAGAATCTTCGAACAAATCCGAACAAAGTGAAATATTTTACGGACATAACGGACACAAAATAAAAATTTATCAACGGTCTGTCCGAATACATGACGATATTCTATTCTTCATCGGCCGCGAAAATAATGAAAAATATCTGTACAGCGTAGCGAATTCAGAAACCAAATCGGTAATAAATGATTTCGATTGTGAACCGATTCAAAAAAATATTTTCGGTTATAGTCTGCGA from Bacteroidota bacterium harbors:
- a CDS encoding TRAP transporter substrate-binding protein, which translates into the protein MQNNILNKIKTLMLLVLVALISSFFSCKVIGDFTVIKLAHGLDPTHPVHISMVYLSKLVEERSNGEMRIDIYPSGQLGSERECIELLQIGSLGMTKVSASVMEGFTPLFKVYNLPYVFRDDAHRFKVLEGEIGHKLLLETEPFRIRGLGYLDAGSRSFYTKDKPILTPADLVGLKIRVQESTTAIRMVQALGGSATPIAWGELYTSLQQGVVDGAENNPPTFHISRHYEVCKFYALDEHTSVPDVLIISTVVWNGLSQSQQKLLLDAVEDAAEYQKKIWRIATDEALAQVEKAGVKIYRPDKSVFEKKVSPMIEEYKSTAPDIYELIQKIKAVQ
- a CDS encoding TRAP transporter large permease, with the protein product MEWIEVIILIITFGILLARGVPISFCIGLATIATMLLTIKPIPAITTIAQRMATGLDSFALLAIPFFILSGQLMNRGGIARRLIDLAKILVGSLPGGLAIVNIVASMLFGSISGSAVAAASAIGGFMNPLMKKEGYDKNYSAAVNITSATTGLLIPPSNILIVYSLASGGVSIAALFLAGYIPGILMGLAIMMVAGYIAVVRKYPTAGRVSLTTAVWRFFDALPSLLLIVIVMGGIIAGYFTATEASAIAVLYTLILSVVFYREVKVSELPKILLDSATTTAIVMLLIGTSMGMGWVLAYTNIPQNISEALIGLTNNKIVILIIINVILLSVGAFMDMTPAVLIFTPIFLPVAISLGISPIHFGIMMVMNLCIGLCTPPVGSVLFVGCGIADTTIAKVIKPLMPMFIAMIVALMAVTYIPELSLWLPKLFGF
- a CDS encoding 4-phosphoerythronate dehydrogenase, which codes for MKFVVDKNIPLVEKGFNSIGDVTTIETGEFTPDVVRDADVLVVRSETKVNKSLLDGSRVKFVGTATIGTDHIDLGYLKSKGITFASAPGCNSNSVKEYIMAALLHLSSIKSFSLKGKTIGVVGIGNVGSKVVRAAEALGMTVLQNDPPRARTEGNPIFLPLDELMLADIITLHVPLTKTGEDATYHFFDEKRFAKMKTGVIFINTSRGAVVETTALKKAIMNKRIVSTIIDVWENEPKIDTDLLQSVTIGTPHIAGYSLEGKTNAVRMIREAVCKHFNINSLWNLEDEIGAPDEINIFVPDAISSPEKILNFIVNRCYSIEDDNERLSGMRTLPYMFRGEYFKKLRTGYHIRREFTNFTVHLPHQHEPLKEIVRTLGFKCFIKEKKD
- a CDS encoding TRAP transporter small permease produces the protein MNLTDFRFKIDRMLERTLIALMGIMVINVLWQVFTRFILKDPSSYTEELARYLLVWLGLLGASYAVGKKLHLAIDILTSKLIARRKQVSDIFINCCVFVFSFGVIFIGGMNLVSLTLDLQQTSAALQIKLGYVYSVVPLSGLLMMFYAGSSIIESIKNFKEVA
- a CDS encoding lactate racemase domain-containing protein is translated as MILYSKGSYTTSLTQTDFRDGLYEALDKLGAKKRVLAIPPDFTRSHSHAGPLTELLWEYYKDKLTDVLPAIGTHYPMTEKEINVMFGKIPKNIFRVHDWRQGLATLGEVPSEFIREVSDDRVDYSIPIQVDKLIVEGNYDIIFSIGQVVPHEVIGMANYNKNVFVGTGGVEGINKTHFLGAAYGMERIMGRADTPVRKVLNYGSDHFAKHLPIIYILTVVGKDTSGRLVVRGLYIGDDVECFNRAAELSLKVNFELLDEPLKKVVVYLDPSEFKSTWLGNKSIYRTRMAIADGGELIVLAPGLSEFGEDKEIDTLIRKYGYVGTSKVLELAKQNDDLQQSLSAAAHLIHGSSEGRFTITYCPGNISKQEIESVNFAHSDLNRMMNRYNPEKLKDGFNKLPDGEEIFFISNPALGLWAYKGRFS
- a CDS encoding glycoside hydrolase family 28 protein, with amino-acid sequence MSEPVFPNHRVSIIEHGAIADGRTLNTKAFADAINACVKSGGGTVVVPPGTWLTGPIKLESNINLHLERGALIQFSKRFEDFPLIAGLDGKSKKYIVTPPIYAFQATNIAITGEGVIDGAGEAWRYVKKEKLTASQWKELVSSGGVVTSDGRQWWPSKESMEGEKYIDELEKSDKEPTAADYAKAREYLRPDMVRLVQCNGILLDGPTFRNSPKFHIHSIQSEKIIVRNIKILTPWYAQNGDGLDLNSCRNVVVYKIMVDVGDDAICIKPGKIAKNQRPGPACENIVIADCEVYHGHGGFVIGSESYGGVNNISVRNCIFIGTDVGIRFKSARDRGGLVENIFIDGIQMRDIQNEAILFDMYYGDGSPEAQIAKGLDIKEHKPVTALTPRFQNISIKNIVSNGANRALLINGLPEMPIKNIIIDNFNSQSKKGILVSDGDYITMKNCNVTTEVGSVITLSQSRNIFLNKIQSPNNTEIFLSVDGEKSENIQIENVDLSNINKKIIFTNKAKETAIVRK
- a CDS encoding SDR family oxidoreductase, whose product is MNKIPFQDLKGKVCVITGGGGIIGKSLSEGLASVGVKMAVTDLAKDLADNVASDIRKAYGVQALGVECNVLDKDSLLKAKEIINKELGKIDLLINCAGGNSPRATTQVEFIDNETVGNLDKTFYGLDIEGFRKVFDLNFLGTILPTMVFTTDMIEKGSGAILNVSSMNAFHPLTKIPAYSAAKASINNFTEWLAVHLAKVNIRVNAVAPGFFLTNQNRFLLTDEKTGDLTPRGNKILSATPMGKFGEPEDLQGATLYLMSDLAKFVTGVVIPIDGGFNAYSGV